From [Clostridium] symbiosum, a single genomic window includes:
- a CDS encoding 3-hydroxyacyl-CoA dehydrogenase family protein: MKINNVTVIGCGTMGNQIAMQAALCGYRVKNYDLNRDMLQKAEKFAGDWFASRVLKGKMAQETAEEAQSRLVFTDCLEEAGAGADLVIEAVPDILKIKKQVLGAIDRYTPEHTIYASNSSYIVSSLFADAVQRPDKVVNFHFFNPALVMQLVEIVKGPHASGETIDTMMEFAVSIKKTPVLVKKEIYGFVVNRIFSAVTKEACYLLDQDIASAEDIDLAVRKGLNHPLGPLELLDMTGIDLEYHVLMERYRMTGNPADKPSAAIVEHFAKGEYGRKTGKGFYRYEANEEDG; encoded by the coding sequence ATGAAGATAAACAATGTAACTGTGATTGGATGCGGCACGATGGGAAACCAGATTGCCATGCAGGCCGCTCTGTGCGGATACAGGGTCAAAAACTACGACTTAAACAGGGATATGCTACAAAAGGCCGAAAAGTTCGCAGGTGATTGGTTTGCCTCCAGAGTTCTAAAAGGAAAAATGGCACAGGAGACCGCGGAGGAGGCACAGAGCCGGCTGGTATTTACCGACTGCCTGGAGGAAGCGGGGGCGGGGGCCGATTTGGTGATTGAGGCGGTTCCCGACATCCTGAAGATTAAAAAACAGGTTCTGGGTGCGATAGACCGCTATACGCCGGAGCATACAATCTATGCAAGCAACAGCTCCTATATCGTGAGTTCCCTGTTTGCCGATGCGGTACAGAGGCCGGATAAGGTTGTAAATTTCCATTTTTTCAATCCGGCTCTGGTAATGCAGCTTGTTGAGATTGTAAAAGGGCCGCATGCGTCCGGGGAGACAATCGACACCATGATGGAGTTTGCGGTCTCGATTAAGAAAACTCCGGTACTGGTGAAAAAAGAGATTTACGGGTTTGTGGTGAACCGCATATTCAGCGCCGTGACAAAGGAAGCGTGCTATCTGCTGGATCAGGATATCGCATCGGCGGAAGATATTGATCTGGCGGTAAGAAAAGGGCTGAACCACCCGCTCGGGCCGCTGGAACTGCTGGACATGACGGGAATCGATTTGGAATACCACGTTCTGATGGAACGTTACCGGATGACCGGGAATCCCGCGGATAAACCGTCCGCCGCAATCGTGGAGCATTTTGCAAAGGGAGAGTACGGCAGAAAGACGGGAAAAGGTTTTTACCGGTATGAAGCAAACGAGGAGGACGGTTGA
- a CDS encoding enoyl-CoA hydratase-related protein, which translates to MGRFIRLEIREHIAWLSIDRPEAYNALSRQVVDELDTALDRAAADRNIKVLVIKSRKNFASGADIREMADLTPGEALNFSFGSTFDKLARMKIPTVAAIEGFALGGGMELALACDFRIACADARMGFPEITLGIMPGAGGTFRLPRLIGEAKAKELIYLGKQITAKEALDIGLVNRVENRDCFCDSVEKLAECLSAQSGAALAAVKQTIEENLREPDFGKASDRERKNWAALFAGPDQKEGMNAFLEKRAPEFRY; encoded by the coding sequence ATGGGGCGGTTTATCAGACTGGAAATAAGGGAACATATCGCCTGGCTGTCAATCGACCGTCCTGAGGCATATAATGCGCTGTCAAGGCAGGTGGTGGACGAGCTGGACACGGCTCTCGACCGTGCGGCGGCAGACCGGAATATCAAAGTTCTGGTGATAAAGAGCAGGAAAAATTTTGCATCGGGAGCCGATATCAGGGAGATGGCGGATTTGACTCCCGGGGAAGCGCTAAACTTCTCTTTTGGCAGCACATTCGACAAGCTGGCCCGGATGAAAATCCCAACAGTGGCGGCCATTGAGGGATTTGCCCTGGGCGGCGGCATGGAGCTGGCCCTGGCCTGTGACTTTCGGATTGCCTGTGCGGATGCAAGGATGGGATTTCCGGAAATTACGCTGGGAATTATGCCGGGAGCCGGAGGAACCTTCCGTCTGCCGCGGCTTATCGGCGAGGCAAAGGCAAAAGAACTCATTTATCTGGGAAAGCAAATCACCGCGAAAGAGGCTCTGGATATCGGCCTTGTGAACCGGGTGGAAAATCGGGACTGCTTCTGTGATTCGGTGGAAAAGCTGGCGGAATGTTTAAGCGCCCAATCCGGTGCGGCATTGGCGGCGGTCAAACAAACGATAGAAGAAAACCTGCGGGAGCCGGATTTCGGGAAAGCGTCGGACAGGGAGCGGAAGAACTGGGCCGCGTTGTTTGCAGGGCCTGATCAGAAAGAGGGAATGAACGCTTTTCTCGAGAAGAGGGCGCCGGAATTCCGGTATTGA
- a CDS encoding ATP-binding cassette domain-containing protein — protein MHQKRDGFLENVSGQEGEWNVIRFEHVSKEYSSRSSEVVAVRDVSLEIEKGEIFGIIGFSGAGKSTLVRCINLLEVPTKGSVYFAGVDLTKVSAGELRNYRRKIGMIFQQFNLLEQRNVIDNVCYPLEIAGAKRNQCRERARELLKLVDLEEKENAYPAQLSGGQKQRVAIARALATEPEVLLCDEATSALDPITTRSILELLKQINERLGVTIVVITHEMKVVQQICTRVAVMNGGSIEETGTVRDVFLNPKTETARRLILPDKTGLEETDGKHVLRIAFDGQSASEPVISALSLNCNAMVSILGANTENIGGKAYGQMLIELPEDREKVEKIQKYLKGHHIYFEEGGAEA, from the coding sequence ATGCATCAGAAGAGAGACGGTTTTTTGGAAAACGTCTCAGGGCAAGAGGGGGAATGGAACGTGATACGGTTTGAACATGTCAGCAAAGAGTATTCCTCGCGGAGCAGCGAGGTTGTGGCGGTGCGGGATGTGTCTCTGGAAATAGAAAAAGGTGAAATATTCGGTATTATCGGATTCTCCGGCGCCGGTAAGTCCACACTGGTGCGTTGTATCAATCTGCTGGAGGTACCAACCAAGGGAAGCGTTTATTTCGCCGGCGTGGATTTGACAAAGGTGAGCGCCGGGGAGCTGCGGAATTACCGCCGTAAGATTGGAATGATTTTTCAGCAGTTCAACCTCCTGGAGCAGAGAAATGTCATAGACAATGTCTGCTATCCTCTGGAGATTGCCGGAGCCAAACGGAACCAGTGCAGGGAACGGGCAAGGGAACTGCTGAAGCTGGTGGATTTGGAGGAAAAGGAAAACGCCTATCCGGCGCAGCTTTCAGGAGGGCAGAAGCAGAGAGTGGCGATAGCAAGGGCTCTTGCAACCGAGCCGGAAGTGCTCCTCTGCGATGAGGCAACCAGCGCGCTGGACCCCATAACAACGAGATCAATTCTGGAACTGCTGAAACAGATTAATGAGCGTCTGGGTGTCACAATTGTGGTAATTACCCATGAGATGAAGGTGGTGCAGCAGATTTGCACAAGAGTGGCCGTAATGAACGGCGGGAGCATCGAGGAGACCGGCACGGTCCGGGATGTCTTCCTGAATCCGAAGACGGAGACGGCCCGCAGGCTGATTCTTCCGGACAAAACGGGCCTGGAGGAGACAGATGGGAAACATGTGCTCCGGATTGCATTTGACGGCCAGTCGGCGTCGGAACCCGTTATCTCGGCTCTCAGCCTGAACTGCAATGCAATGGTAAGCATTCTTGGGGCCAACACGGAAAATATCGGCGGCAAGGCCTACGGCCAGATGCTGATTGAGCTGCCGGAGGACAGGGAAAAAGTAGAGAAGATACAAAAGTATCTGAAGGGACATCATATTTATTTTGAGGAAGGAGGTGCAGAGGCATGA
- a CDS encoding thiolase family protein, protein MRSVVIVSACRTPIGALGGAFRSLGALDLTIPVMQALIKRSGLDAALLDDVIWGCNYQKTYKENNLARVAAVKAGLPVTVPGITVHRNCTSSMSSVQLGFYQIMAGEADFIMAGGTEVMSNAPHIVEGARWGKKLGNFEIRDSMWDSLTNLGVGPAMGITAENLAERYGITREEQDELALLSQQRACRAIDEGKFQAEIIPIEVKGKKKTVLVEQDEYPKRDASLEGLSSLRASFKEGGTVTAGNASGMNDASSGVILASEEKARELGLPLLARVLSTATAGVEPDIMGIGPVGAVAKALGKAGLTLQDMERVEINEAFAAQYLACEKELKLNRNITNVNGSGISLGHPVGATGTRIITSLVYELLREKKRYGLASACAGGGMGTAVVLEALKNEDPGRLKMKSRRSF, encoded by the coding sequence ATGAGAAGTGTAGTAATTGTGTCGGCGTGCAGAACACCGATCGGAGCGTTGGGAGGAGCCTTCAGGAGCCTGGGAGCGCTGGATTTGACAATCCCGGTGATGCAGGCCCTGATTAAGAGGAGCGGCCTGGATGCGGCACTGCTTGACGATGTGATCTGGGGATGCAACTACCAGAAGACGTATAAGGAGAACAATCTGGCCAGGGTGGCTGCGGTGAAGGCCGGACTTCCGGTCACAGTGCCGGGAATTACGGTACACCGCAACTGTACCTCGTCGATGTCCTCGGTGCAGCTTGGATTTTATCAGATTATGGCCGGTGAGGCGGATTTTATCATGGCCGGAGGCACCGAAGTGATGAGCAATGCCCCGCATATTGTTGAGGGCGCGCGCTGGGGGAAAAAACTTGGCAACTTTGAAATCCGTGATTCCATGTGGGATTCACTTACCAACCTGGGAGTCGGGCCTGCCATGGGAATTACCGCGGAAAACCTGGCGGAGCGGTATGGCATCACCCGCGAAGAACAGGATGAACTGGCCCTGCTCAGCCAGCAGAGGGCGTGCCGTGCCATCGATGAAGGGAAGTTTCAGGCTGAGATTATCCCCATCGAAGTAAAGGGGAAAAAGAAGACGGTTCTGGTGGAGCAGGATGAATATCCGAAGAGGGACGCATCCCTGGAAGGGCTGTCCTCACTCCGGGCCTCCTTCAAGGAAGGGGGAACCGTGACGGCGGGCAATGCGTCGGGAATGAACGATGCCTCCTCCGGCGTTATCCTGGCATCCGAAGAGAAGGCAAGAGAACTCGGCCTCCCGCTCCTGGCCCGCGTCCTCTCCACGGCTACGGCCGGGGTGGAGCCCGACATTATGGGAATCGGGCCTGTCGGAGCCGTGGCAAAAGCGCTTGGAAAAGCCGGACTAACGCTTCAGGATATGGAACGGGTGGAGATCAATGAGGCGTTTGCGGCCCAGTATCTGGCCTGTGAGAAGGAGCTTAAGCTGAACCGCAATATTACCAACGTAAACGGCAGCGGAATATCACTGGGCCATCCGGTGGGAGCCACAGGTACGCGGATTATCACATCGCTTGTCTATGAACTTCTGCGGGAAAAGAAACGTTACGGCCTGGCATCGGCCTGCGCCGGGGGCGGCATGGGAACCGCGGTGGTTCTCGAAGCACTGAAAAATGAGGATCCGGGCCGCTTAAAAATGAAGAGCAGGAGGAGTTTTTAA
- a CDS encoding sigma 54-interacting transcriptional regulator, which yields MNIVSGEGESRELQKSSKTDTDVLTGTILIDKDYRIIYYNDYAKEILSAEDDAISHQSVKRFLGKSFFLPDEPDGEKTFHYEIQGRQVFVTVSRWACGDEKDGPTYLILLLLGAKPSQNEMEEYAKKHVLQDLQEIIEASFDGILVTDAEGNVEIVNQGYVHNTGITREELLGRNILHLVNPVWMKQSVVGMVQEKKETVSLQHMTRNGKSIIVTGTPIFDEQKNIRKIVVNSRDISEIYALSEKLESAKKMEEIYMQRLKQQEERGETADDVVIVNQDMQNVFRLAKKLGNFNTNVLLTGESGVGKDEVAKFIHKNGLRSTKPYVAVNCGAVPENLLESELFGYESGAFTGALKCGKKGLFELADGGVLFLDEVAEIPLSLQVKLLRVLENREIMRLGGTKLLPLNVRIIAATNRDLPAMIKNGSFREDLYYRLNVVNIRIPPLRERKDEIPLFCLKFVHHYNRQYGENKKLTYPVIDEFQKYSWPGNIRELKNVIENMFVLSDGEYLQVKDIPWNCRRQKVQNSYEGVSLEEAVEEVERALLKEAKEKFHTTRQIAEYLKVNQSTVVRKLKKYRL from the coding sequence ATGAATATTGTATCAGGTGAAGGCGAGAGCCGGGAATTGCAAAAGTCTTCAAAAACGGATACCGATGTTTTAACCGGGACGATTTTAATTGATAAAGATTACCGTATCATTTACTATAACGACTATGCAAAAGAAATTCTTTCTGCCGAGGATGATGCAATTTCGCATCAATCGGTAAAACGTTTTCTCGGCAAGTCATTTTTTCTGCCGGACGAGCCGGACGGAGAAAAGACGTTCCACTATGAGATACAGGGCCGGCAGGTATTTGTCACCGTGTCCAGGTGGGCCTGCGGGGATGAAAAAGACGGGCCGACCTATCTGATTCTGCTGCTTCTGGGAGCAAAACCGTCACAGAACGAGATGGAGGAGTACGCCAAAAAGCATGTGCTTCAGGACTTACAGGAGATCATAGAGGCATCCTTTGACGGAATTCTGGTGACGGATGCCGAGGGGAATGTGGAGATCGTGAACCAGGGATATGTACATAATACGGGCATCACGCGGGAGGAGCTTTTGGGGCGGAACATCCTGCATCTGGTCAATCCCGTATGGATGAAACAGTCGGTGGTGGGAATGGTGCAGGAGAAAAAGGAAACCGTCTCTCTCCAGCATATGACCAGGAACGGGAAATCAATTATCGTGACTGGCACGCCGATCTTTGACGAGCAGAAGAATATCAGGAAAATAGTTGTAAACTCCAGGGATATATCGGAAATTTATGCCCTCAGTGAGAAACTGGAATCAGCCAAAAAGATGGAAGAGATCTACATGCAGAGGCTGAAACAGCAGGAGGAGCGAGGCGAAACGGCCGACGATGTGGTCATCGTCAACCAGGACATGCAGAATGTGTTCCGCCTGGCCAAAAAACTGGGGAATTTTAACACAAACGTTCTGCTTACCGGGGAGTCCGGTGTGGGCAAGGACGAGGTGGCAAAATTCATTCATAAAAACGGCCTGCGTTCCACAAAGCCCTATGTAGCGGTTAACTGCGGGGCGGTACCGGAAAATCTGCTGGAATCTGAGTTGTTCGGATACGAAAGCGGAGCCTTTACAGGAGCCCTCAAATGCGGCAAAAAAGGTCTTTTTGAGCTGGCGGACGGCGGCGTGCTGTTTCTCGACGAGGTTGCGGAGATACCGCTGAGCCTGCAGGTTAAACTGCTGCGGGTGCTGGAGAACCGGGAAATCATGCGCCTCGGGGGAACGAAGCTGCTCCCCCTGAACGTGAGAATTATCGCCGCAACGAACCGGGATCTTCCCGCTATGATTAAGAATGGAAGTTTCCGCGAGGATCTCTATTACCGTCTCAATGTGGTAAATATCCGGATACCTCCCCTCCGCGAGCGTAAGGATGAGATTCCGCTTTTCTGCCTGAAATTTGTCCACCATTATAACAGGCAGTATGGGGAAAATAAGAAGCTGACCTATCCGGTTATTGATGAATTCCAGAAGTACTCCTGGCCGGGCAACATAAGGGAATTAAAGAATGTGATAGAGAACATGTTTGTGCTGTCCGACGGCGAGTATCTGCAGGTCAAGGATATCCCGTGGAACTGCAGGAGGCAGAAGGTCCAAAACAGTTATGAAGGCGTATCGCTGGAGGAGGCGGTAGAGGAGGTGGAGAGAGCGCTTCTGAAAGAGGCCAAAGAGAAATTTCACACGACCCGCCAGATTGCCGAGTATTTAAAGGTGAATCAGTCCACGGTAGTCCGGAAGCTGAAAAAATACCGGCTGTGA
- a CDS encoding PIN domain-containing protein, translating into MKNMQILLDTNVLIDYLMAREPFKASAEYILNACIANEIEGCIAAHSISNLFYILRKSYTVDERRDMLSVLCKILPVAGIDDAMIQRALQNKAFDDFEDCLQMECAISVKAQFIITRNLADFKYSTITAISPDEFVSKYMRK; encoded by the coding sequence ATGAAAAATATGCAGATTTTGCTTGATACGAATGTTCTTATAGATTATCTGATGGCGAGAGAGCCATTTAAAGCAAGCGCTGAATATATTTTGAATGCCTGTATTGCAAATGAGATAGAAGGATGCATAGCCGCACATAGCATATCAAATCTTTTTTATATTTTAAGAAAATCATATACGGTTGATGAAAGACGAGATATGCTCAGTGTGCTGTGTAAGATACTTCCAGTGGCGGGCATTGATGACGCTATGATTCAGCGCGCGCTGCAAAACAAAGCGTTCGATGATTTCGAGGACTGCTTGCAGATGGAATGTGCTATAAGTGTTAAAGCTCAATTTATTATTACAAGAAATCTTGCAGATTTTAAATACTCTACGATTACTGCCATATCGCCGGATGAGTTTGTCAGTAAATATATGCGGAAGTAG
- a CDS encoding 2-hydroxyacyl-CoA dehydratase family protein, with protein sequence MGEFEQLIHKLCRAADHPKEAILCAMERRGRKAVGCFPVYTPDELVDAAGFLPVGMWGGGEETPRVGQYLQPFCCSVMKANMSQALSGSYDMLSAVLIPTFCDTLKCVCENWKAAIPHIPVFPMVYPQNIESAVSAEYLENELMRIRGKLELLSGRIIKEQELVESWNRFEACRAEMREFTALAALHPDVIGIGTRHKILKAYYFMDKTDYSETLAAINDKLRQRAAPPAGDWIRVVATGLMLEPDAVINALEKNGICIAADDLSQESRSFRIPGTGEGTILQRMAARFLAQRGDPFLCEQQKSRGSRLTELVRRTQADGVLIAMMKFCEPEEFDFPVYKKELEREGIPYLYIELEQSMSSAESVGTRIEGFVEVLNEKREQQGGVK encoded by the coding sequence ATGGGGGAGTTTGAACAATTGATTCATAAGCTGTGCCGGGCGGCCGATCATCCGAAGGAGGCCATTCTGTGCGCCATGGAAAGGAGAGGGAGAAAGGCAGTGGGCTGTTTCCCGGTCTACACGCCGGATGAGCTTGTGGACGCCGCGGGTTTCCTTCCGGTCGGAATGTGGGGAGGCGGGGAAGAGACACCGCGGGTGGGGCAGTATCTTCAGCCCTTCTGCTGCTCTGTCATGAAGGCAAACATGTCCCAGGCTCTGAGCGGATCCTATGACATGCTCTCGGCTGTCCTGATTCCCACATTTTGTGACACCCTCAAGTGTGTCTGTGAGAACTGGAAAGCGGCCATACCGCATATTCCCGTTTTCCCCATGGTCTACCCGCAGAATATTGAGAGCGCCGTCTCTGCGGAGTATCTGGAAAACGAACTGATGAGAATCAGGGGAAAGCTGGAGCTTCTGTCGGGCCGGATAATCAAAGAACAGGAACTCGTGGAAAGCTGGAACAGGTTTGAGGCATGCCGGGCTGAAATGAGGGAGTTTACCGCATTAGCTGCGTTACATCCGGACGTGATTGGCATCGGCACCAGGCATAAGATTCTGAAAGCATACTATTTCATGGATAAAACGGATTACAGTGAGACGCTGGCCGCTATTAATGATAAGCTACGTCAAAGAGCAGCGCCTCCTGCCGGGGATTGGATCCGGGTGGTGGCAACCGGTTTGATGCTGGAACCGGATGCGGTTATCAATGCGCTGGAGAAAAATGGGATCTGCATCGCGGCAGATGATTTGTCTCAGGAGTCCAGAAGTTTCCGCATTCCCGGAACAGGGGAGGGCACTATTCTGCAAAGGATGGCCGCGCGGTTTCTGGCACAGAGGGGCGATCCGTTCCTCTGTGAACAGCAAAAGAGCAGGGGAAGCCGCCTGACTGAACTGGTAAGGCGAACGCAGGCGGATGGGGTTCTGATTGCCATGATGAAATTCTGTGAACCGGAGGAGTTTGATTTTCCCGTCTACAAAAAAGAGCTGGAACGGGAGGGAATTCCTTACCTGTATATCGAGCTGGAACAGTCGATGAGCTCCGCGGAAAGTGTCGGGACAAGAATAGAGGGATTCGTGGAAGTGTTGAATGAAAAGCGGGAGCAGCAGGGAGGTGTGAAATGA
- a CDS encoding 2-hydroxyacyl-CoA dehydratase family protein codes for MTSKEMLNQLLEQHYQNAMEAKRQGRLVAWATSISPQELLETMDIAVVYPENHAAAIGARKCALDLLEHSEANGYSVDICSYARVNLGYMEVLSSPAGDIPLPDLIFCCNNICNTVLKWYENIARELNIPMIIFDLPFNHEYEVTEQNVRYIKGQLTDAIRKLEQLTKKSFDYDRFHEVMKISSETARWWKKASLMARAKPSPLNGFDLFNYMAVIVCMRGRKEGLELFKLWVRELEEKQAAGLGPWKDQEEKIRILWDGIACWPYLSSTYKTLKKYGINLVASTYPDSWTILYEAGDLDGMARAYSSNYVNRNLDFGVDNLSELVKEFSVDGLIFHSNRSCKLMDFRQFEVERRVVERTGVAAVVFDGDQTDPRAFSLAQFETRIQSLAETIEEKRKGGVQNGGV; via the coding sequence ATGACGTCAAAAGAAATGCTGAACCAGCTTTTGGAACAGCATTATCAAAACGCGATGGAGGCAAAACGGCAGGGGCGGCTCGTAGCCTGGGCAACTTCGATATCACCCCAGGAGCTGTTGGAGACTATGGATATCGCCGTAGTTTACCCGGAAAACCACGCGGCTGCCATCGGAGCCAGGAAATGTGCTCTGGATTTGCTTGAACATTCTGAGGCCAACGGCTACTCGGTGGATATTTGTTCCTATGCCCGGGTGAACCTGGGCTACATGGAGGTACTCAGCAGCCCGGCGGGAGACATTCCACTGCCGGATCTGATCTTCTGCTGCAACAATATATGTAATACAGTGCTGAAATGGTATGAGAATATTGCAAGGGAACTGAATATCCCGATGATTATCTTCGACCTTCCGTTCAACCATGAATATGAGGTGACGGAACAGAACGTGCGTTATATAAAAGGCCAGCTTACGGATGCCATCCGGAAACTGGAACAGCTGACGAAAAAAAGTTTTGACTATGACAGATTCCACGAGGTTATGAAAATATCATCGGAGACGGCCAGATGGTGGAAAAAAGCTTCGCTGATGGCCAGGGCGAAACCATCCCCCCTAAATGGGTTTGATTTATTCAACTATATGGCGGTCATTGTCTGTATGCGGGGCCGGAAAGAGGGACTGGAACTTTTTAAACTGTGGGTTAGGGAATTAGAGGAAAAACAGGCGGCCGGGCTGGGGCCGTGGAAGGATCAGGAAGAGAAGATCAGGATCTTGTGGGATGGAATCGCATGCTGGCCGTATCTCTCATCCACCTATAAGACACTCAAGAAATACGGTATCAACTTAGTGGCGTCCACGTACCCGGACTCCTGGACTATCCTGTATGAAGCCGGAGACTTAGACGGAATGGCCCGCGCCTACAGTTCGAATTATGTTAACCGGAATCTCGATTTTGGAGTGGACAACCTGTCGGAACTGGTGAAAGAGTTTTCAGTAGACGGCCTGATTTTCCATTCCAACAGAAGCTGTAAACTGATGGATTTCAGACAGTTTGAAGTGGAGCGCCGTGTAGTGGAACGAACCGGAGTGGCTGCGGTGGTTTTTGACGGCGACCAGACGGATCCGAGGGCCTTCTCCCTGGCACAGTTTGAGACCAGGATTCAGTCCCTGGCGGAGACCATAGAGGAGAAAAGGAAAGGAGGTGTGCAGAATGGGGGAGTTTGA
- a CDS encoding methionine ABC transporter permease produces the protein MSREMILLLLKGTGESLYMTLFSSAMAYLFGIPLGVLLYVTDSGGICRNRKINAIVGVVINLLRSVPFLILLVAILPFTRFVAGTSIGSTATVVPLIVAATPFVARMVESSLKEVNSGVIEAARAMGSSPMQIVRKVLIPEAGPSLLVGSTIAVATILGYSAMAGFTGGGGLGAIAINYGYYRYQSGTMLVTVALLVVIVQLFQEFGIRLVQRVDKRSR, from the coding sequence ATGAGCCGGGAAATGATTCTGCTTTTATTAAAAGGAACGGGGGAAAGCCTGTATATGACATTATTTTCTTCCGCTATGGCCTATCTGTTTGGAATTCCTCTTGGAGTCCTCCTCTATGTGACGGACAGCGGGGGGATTTGCAGAAACAGGAAGATAAATGCCATTGTGGGCGTTGTGATCAACTTACTGCGTTCGGTGCCTTTTCTGATTCTGCTGGTAGCAATTCTGCCGTTCACGCGGTTTGTGGCAGGAACGTCGATAGGTTCTACGGCTACGGTGGTGCCGTTAATAGTTGCGGCTACGCCCTTTGTGGCACGGATGGTGGAATCTTCGCTGAAAGAAGTTAACTCCGGCGTGATTGAGGCGGCCAGGGCCATGGGCTCCTCGCCAATGCAGATTGTACGCAAGGTACTCATTCCCGAAGCGGGACCCTCCCTGCTGGTGGGAAGTACAATAGCCGTTGCCACCATTCTCGGATATTCAGCCATGGCGGGATTCACCGGAGGCGGAGGCCTGGGGGCAATCGCCATCAACTATGGATACTACCGTTACCAGTCGGGGACAATGCTCGTCACAGTTGCGCTGCTGGTTGTTATCGTCCAGCTGTTCCAGGAATTTGGAATTCGGCTTGTACAGCGGGTGGATAAGAGGAGCCGGTGA
- a CDS encoding dihydrodipicolinate reductase, which translates to MTQLREQAIEMIKEIPEDKIIYVVNILKNVRDLSEQPKKDQTLENDRQILREQLEQYRGRLPKEFDYKKELAEARDEKYADFA; encoded by the coding sequence ATGACACAATTACGAGAACAGGCAATAGAAATGATAAAGGAAATACCGGAAGACAAAATTATATATGTAGTAAATATATTAAAAAATGTTCGGGATTTATCAGAGCAGCCGAAGAAGGATCAGACGCTGGAAAATGATAGACAGATTCTAAGGGAGCAGTTGGAACAGTATCGGGGAAGGCTGCCCAAGGAGTTTGATTACAAAAAGGAGTTGGCAGAGGCGAGGGATGAAAAATATGCAGATTTTGCTTGA
- a CDS encoding MetQ/NlpA family ABC transporter substrate-binding protein: MKKGLIAVLAGVCVVSTALSGCGRPAAASEKDTVIKVGASVTPHSEILNAAKEELKSKGYDLEVVEYNDYVLPNTALENGELDANYFQHQPYLDNFNEENKTHLVSAVKVHFEPFGIYGGKTTDLKALKEGAIVAVPNDTTNEARALLLLEAQGLLTLKEDAGLTATAVDIRENPLNLEIKELEAAQLARSLQDVDIACINGNYAMEAGLETKDTLAVEASDSLAAQAYANILAVKEGNENTEKTKALSEALTSDTVKKFINEKYDGAVVPVF, encoded by the coding sequence ATGAAAAAGGGATTAATTGCAGTATTAGCAGGAGTTTGCGTAGTATCAACAGCTTTGTCCGGCTGTGGAAGGCCGGCCGCCGCAAGTGAGAAGGATACGGTCATCAAAGTAGGGGCAAGCGTAACGCCCCACAGTGAGATTCTTAATGCCGCAAAGGAAGAATTAAAATCCAAAGGCTATGATTTGGAAGTTGTGGAATACAATGATTATGTTCTGCCAAACACGGCTCTGGAAAACGGAGAGCTGGATGCCAATTATTTTCAGCATCAGCCTTACCTGGACAATTTCAATGAGGAAAATAAAACACATCTTGTGTCGGCTGTAAAAGTGCATTTTGAGCCATTTGGCATATACGGAGGAAAGACAACCGATTTGAAGGCGTTAAAAGAAGGCGCGATTGTTGCCGTTCCCAACGACACCACCAATGAGGCCAGAGCGCTGCTGCTTCTGGAGGCTCAGGGGCTGCTGACACTTAAGGAAGATGCCGGTCTTACGGCGACGGCAGTCGACATCAGGGAAAACCCGCTGAACCTGGAAATCAAGGAACTGGAAGCGGCACAGTTGGCCCGCTCCCTGCAGGATGTGGATATTGCCTGCATCAACGGAAATTATGCTATGGAAGCCGGGCTAGAAACAAAAGATACTCTGGCCGTTGAGGCATCCGACTCACTGGCAGCCCAGGCTTATGCCAATATTCTTGCGGTAAAAGAAGGAAACGAGAACACGGAGAAGACAAAGGCTCTGAGCGAAGCGCTGACTTCGGATACGGTTAAGAAATTTATCAATGAAAAATATGACGGAGCGGTGGTGCCGGTATTCTAA